A single genomic interval of Stieleria maiorica harbors:
- a CDS encoding ATP-binding protein — translation MTEVLREPVEKTYADDLEALKAEDHHPKPAGWVLSPQAVVTYIVGGKVGKRQIDAKYVGDRRLIETAVATLATDRALLLMGVPGTAKSWVSEHMAAAISGDSTKIIQCTAGTDENQIRYGWNYAQLLAKGPSREALVPTPLFRAMESGSLCRLEELTRMGSDVQDTLITVLSEKMLPIPELNDAVYAQRGFNVIATANDRDKGVNELSAALKRRFNVVVLPLPDDLDQEIQIVTRRVGEMARSLDLPAPKNVVEEVTRVLAIFRELRGGETADGKTTLKSPSATLSTAEAIAVMVSGFSHAAYFNDGILNAEGLAPNVLGAIVKDPVQDKAVLEEYLETVLKKRRDFADYYTTLTELV, via the coding sequence GTGACTGAAGTCTTACGCGAGCCGGTCGAGAAGACCTACGCCGATGATCTGGAAGCGTTGAAGGCGGAAGATCACCATCCCAAGCCGGCCGGTTGGGTGCTCAGCCCTCAAGCCGTCGTCACCTACATCGTCGGCGGCAAGGTGGGCAAGCGACAGATCGATGCCAAGTATGTCGGTGATCGTCGTCTGATCGAAACGGCCGTGGCGACGCTGGCGACCGACCGGGCATTGCTGTTGATGGGCGTTCCGGGGACGGCCAAAAGCTGGGTCTCGGAGCACATGGCCGCCGCGATCAGCGGTGATTCGACAAAAATCATCCAGTGTACCGCCGGCACCGACGAGAATCAGATTCGGTACGGATGGAACTACGCACAATTGCTGGCCAAAGGACCCAGTCGCGAGGCGCTGGTGCCGACGCCGCTGTTTCGTGCGATGGAAAGCGGCAGTCTGTGTCGATTGGAAGAGCTGACGAGAATGGGATCGGACGTGCAGGACACGCTGATCACGGTGTTGTCCGAGAAGATGCTGCCGATCCCTGAATTGAACGATGCGGTCTACGCACAACGCGGTTTCAATGTGATCGCAACCGCGAATGATCGGGACAAGGGCGTCAATGAATTATCGGCCGCGCTGAAACGCCGCTTCAATGTCGTCGTGTTGCCTTTGCCAGACGATTTAGATCAAGAAATCCAGATCGTCACCCGGCGTGTCGGCGAGATGGCCCGGTCGCTGGATCTGCCCGCACCGAAGAATGTGGTCGAAGAGGTCACGCGGGTGCTGGCGATCTTTCGCGAGCTGCGAGGTGGCGAAACCGCCGATGGAAAAACGACGCTGAAAAGCCCGTCGGCCACGCTTTCGACGGCCGAGGCGATCGCGGTGATGGTCAGCGGGTTCTCCCACGCGGCCTACTTTAATGACGGGATCCTGAACGCCGAAGGACTTGCGCCTAATGTGCTCGGTGCGATCGTTAAAGATCCGGTCCAGGACAAAGCCGTTTTGGAAGAGTATTTGGAAACGGTTTTGAAGAAACGCCGTGACTTTGCGGATTACTACACCACGTTGACCGAGTTGGTGTGA
- a CDS encoding DUF5682 family protein, giving the protein MQGQVEYFGIRHHGPGSARRLVESLDALRPAEVLIEGPADLSELIPMLADQDMVPPVALLAYPAGEPERSVFWPFSVFSPEYQAILWAAKHDVPARFIDLPVYWRLRVSAPAAEPVAAPESEDTSDEHTQGSDDVAENPLARIRWDPIGALAFAAGYEDGESWWQDVIEENPEPGPIFAAVADAMRALREDVAPPQDDEAAREAHMRLEIAKSRKRDEGAVAVVCGAWHVPALTEKHTAKDDRALLKGVAKRKVSATWTPWTAPRLALSSGYGAGVRAPGWNRHLWETPRREQATRWIARIARCLRENGQVVSTASLIETERLAVSLAAIRGRPQVGFEELTDATVACMCFGNHKLWQSIAVDVLIGSAVGRIPRGVPLAPLLEDLQRQQKTARLKPEALERELSVDLRSDSGLFRSTLLHRLAALDVPWGKLDDPGRSRGTFRERWVLRWEPEYSVSLVENLVYGATIAQAASGRIIARSRQSNRLGELSDLVFEALTAQLPEAAAEVSTALEHRAGQATDCLEMLSALPPIADVLRYGKARHVDTGQMNALFDRIAGQASIALHHAARGLDEEAAGLLRDSIAAADRSIQLIESSALSMWIDALGEVIHDDQATALVAGQAARLLYESEHLDSDDAVDLLSRKLSPGTTTADAACFFEGFLEGAGNRLIHDADLRHCVSDWIMSLDEERFVESLPLFRRVFSNMDKMERRRLLDAVLGRQTTQTGYQVIESVDPLWSEHMRRINEILSGGAIDG; this is encoded by the coding sequence ATGCAAGGGCAAGTCGAGTATTTCGGCATCCGACATCACGGCCCCGGGTCGGCACGGCGATTGGTCGAGTCGCTTGACGCCTTGCGGCCCGCCGAGGTGTTGATCGAGGGGCCTGCGGATCTGTCGGAATTGATTCCGATGTTGGCGGACCAGGACATGGTGCCGCCGGTCGCCTTGCTGGCTTACCCGGCGGGCGAACCGGAGCGATCGGTGTTCTGGCCGTTTTCGGTGTTCTCGCCCGAATACCAGGCGATTCTTTGGGCGGCAAAGCACGATGTGCCGGCTCGCTTTATTGATTTGCCGGTGTATTGGCGGTTGCGCGTCTCGGCTCCGGCGGCCGAACCCGTCGCGGCACCTGAAAGCGAAGACACGAGTGACGAACACACGCAGGGATCCGATGACGTAGCGGAAAATCCATTGGCAAGGATTCGATGGGATCCGATCGGGGCACTCGCATTTGCCGCCGGCTACGAAGACGGGGAAAGTTGGTGGCAGGATGTGATCGAAGAAAACCCCGAGCCGGGACCGATTTTCGCCGCAGTCGCCGATGCCATGCGGGCGTTGCGCGAAGATGTGGCGCCGCCGCAAGACGACGAAGCGGCCCGCGAGGCACACATGCGGCTGGAGATTGCCAAGTCGCGGAAACGTGACGAAGGGGCCGTCGCGGTCGTCTGTGGTGCTTGGCATGTCCCCGCTTTGACCGAAAAACACACGGCCAAGGACGATCGGGCACTGCTGAAGGGCGTCGCCAAACGCAAGGTCTCGGCGACGTGGACTCCGTGGACCGCGCCCCGTTTGGCCCTGTCCAGCGGCTATGGTGCCGGCGTCCGTGCGCCCGGCTGGAATCGGCATCTGTGGGAAACGCCACGCCGGGAACAAGCGACACGCTGGATCGCGCGAATCGCTCGTTGCTTGCGAGAAAACGGACAAGTGGTTTCAACCGCATCGCTGATCGAAACGGAACGCTTGGCGGTGTCTTTGGCGGCCATTCGCGGACGACCGCAAGTCGGGTTTGAGGAACTGACCGACGCCACCGTGGCCTGCATGTGCTTTGGGAATCACAAGCTGTGGCAGTCGATCGCCGTGGACGTGTTGATCGGCAGCGCAGTGGGCCGTATTCCTCGCGGCGTTCCGCTGGCTCCGTTATTGGAGGATTTGCAGCGACAACAGAAGACGGCTCGGCTGAAGCCCGAGGCACTGGAGCGTGAACTGTCTGTGGACTTGCGATCCGACAGCGGGCTGTTTCGTTCGACGCTGCTGCATCGGCTGGCTGCCCTGGATGTGCCGTGGGGGAAACTGGACGATCCGGGACGCAGCCGCGGGACGTTTCGCGAACGCTGGGTGTTGCGTTGGGAGCCCGAGTACTCGGTCTCGCTGGTCGAGAACCTGGTTTACGGTGCTACGATCGCCCAGGCGGCCTCCGGACGCATCATCGCTCGCTCGCGGCAATCCAATCGTTTGGGCGAGTTGTCGGATCTGGTCTTTGAAGCCCTGACAGCACAATTGCCCGAGGCCGCGGCCGAGGTCAGCACGGCGCTGGAGCATCGTGCCGGACAGGCCACCGATTGTCTGGAGATGCTCTCCGCATTGCCACCGATCGCGGACGTCCTGCGTTACGGGAAAGCCCGGCACGTTGACACGGGCCAGATGAATGCCTTGTTTGATCGCATTGCCGGCCAAGCCTCGATCGCCCTTCATCACGCGGCGCGCGGATTAGACGAAGAAGCCGCGGGGCTGCTGCGCGATTCGATTGCCGCGGCCGATCGTTCGATCCAGCTGATCGAGTCGTCGGCCCTTTCGATGTGGATCGATGCGCTCGGCGAAGTGATCCACGATGACCAGGCGACCGCCTTGGTCGCGGGGCAAGCGGCCCGGTTGCTGTATGAAAGCGAACACCTGGACTCCGATGATGCCGTCGATCTGTTGAGTCGAAAACTGTCCCCCGGTACGACCACCGCAGATGCGGCGTGTTTCTTTGAAGGATTTCTTGAAGGAGCCGGGAATCGTTTGATCCACGACGCGGATCTTCGCCACTGTGTCAGCGATTGGATCATGAGTCTGGACGAAGAAAGGTTTGTCGAATCGCTGCCATTGTTTCGACGGGTCTTTTCAAACATGGACAAAATGGAACGCCGCCGATTGCTCGATGCCGTACTCGGTCGACAGACCACACAGACCGGTTATCAGGTCATCGAATCCGTCGATCCGCTTTGGTCCGAACACATGCGGCGGATCAACGAGATCTTGAGCGGAGGTGCAATCGATGGATGA
- a CDS encoding DUF5691 domain-containing protein, translating into MASDLLQTLNELKGCWMIGSSAVGKTPASWRAAVQDDPNPDLALLALAGQAMQFALRATPGGELKVTPTLPALSLPTPPPQARQHLRHLIRIIKLTESQTRDVMHLLAARGYVVHPADYMPKSFDQLPDVYAPWASWQNAEQEGDTTGEYDQINADNWDAWMPAERRAALSTLRRTQPEAARQLVADKAASVPAGERLRIIETFGEALCAEDQSLLEGFVKDRSAKVRRLVEQYLARIGAAEDEAADVAEFADFFSVAKKLLRGGYKITANRLKTTAQRKRRDELAAKLSLKSFVQGLGLSDETELIRGWEHVDEEASDSLVRMVAATGNELAVATMATCITSLDGISAEGFQQLFDRLGKDSRGMLLPRVLENDDASLSAAVVCAQGLWGEITFEQLKPLRALKELKKLAGQDTTKNTVGQQTLRRGLFSLGLLADQAAATELLAMFTDSNLFASDPMLGLLKLNACLPPGEPL; encoded by the coding sequence ATGGCGAGTGATCTGCTGCAGACATTGAACGAACTGAAAGGATGCTGGATGATCGGTAGTTCGGCGGTTGGGAAAACGCCAGCGTCATGGCGTGCGGCGGTACAAGACGATCCGAATCCAGATCTGGCGTTGTTGGCATTGGCCGGACAGGCGATGCAATTTGCACTGCGAGCGACGCCCGGTGGCGAATTGAAAGTCACGCCGACGCTGCCTGCATTGAGTCTGCCGACACCGCCACCCCAAGCGCGCCAACACCTCCGGCACTTGATTCGCATCATCAAGCTCACCGAGTCACAAACCCGGGACGTGATGCACTTGCTCGCGGCACGCGGGTACGTCGTTCACCCGGCCGACTACATGCCGAAAAGTTTCGATCAGCTGCCGGACGTCTATGCGCCATGGGCTTCTTGGCAAAACGCGGAGCAGGAAGGTGACACGACAGGGGAATACGATCAAATCAACGCCGACAATTGGGACGCTTGGATGCCGGCGGAGCGTCGCGCCGCGCTGTCGACTCTGCGTCGCACGCAGCCCGAGGCGGCGCGGCAGTTGGTCGCCGACAAGGCAGCATCCGTTCCGGCGGGAGAGCGGCTAAGAATCATCGAAACATTTGGCGAGGCATTGTGTGCGGAAGACCAGTCGTTGTTGGAAGGTTTTGTCAAAGATCGGTCTGCCAAGGTCCGTCGGCTGGTCGAACAGTACTTGGCCCGTATCGGAGCGGCCGAGGACGAGGCGGCTGACGTCGCGGAGTTTGCAGACTTTTTTTCGGTCGCCAAGAAGCTTCTGCGCGGTGGATACAAGATCACGGCCAACCGGCTGAAGACGACTGCCCAGCGGAAACGTCGTGATGAGTTGGCTGCCAAACTGAGCCTGAAGAGTTTCGTGCAGGGTTTAGGATTGTCCGACGAAACCGAATTGATCCGCGGCTGGGAACACGTCGACGAAGAGGCGTCCGATAGCCTGGTGCGAATGGTCGCCGCGACCGGCAATGAGTTGGCCGTCGCGACGATGGCGACGTGCATCACCTCGCTCGATGGAATCTCGGCCGAAGGATTCCAACAGTTGTTCGACCGATTGGGGAAGGACAGTCGCGGCATGTTGCTCCCGCGTGTGCTGGAGAACGACGACGCCAGCCTTTCCGCTGCGGTCGTTTGTGCGCAGGGGCTGTGGGGCGAGATCACGTTCGAGCAATTGAAACCGCTGCGAGCACTCAAGGAACTGAAAAAACTTGCCGGTCAAGACACGACGAAGAACACGGTCGGGCAGCAGACGCTTCGTCGGGGTCTGTTTTCGCTGGGGCTGTTGGCGGACCAGGCTGCCGCGACGGAGCTGCTGGCGATGTTCACTGACAGCAATCTGTTTGCATCCGACCCGATGCTTGGACTACTTAAACTCAATGCGTGCTTGCCACCAGGAGAGCCTCTGTGA
- a CDS encoding DUF1552 domain-containing protein has product MFDRRSILQAFGGTLTLPMLESTASAASPASATTPTRLLIVANPFGAHPEHFFPTEFGTDFQFPKTLSSLEWLRDRISILSHTDHNMKSGHGREIAFLSGVLPETSAAFPEKNMSIDQIVARHTGTHTRFASVNACLERSIRLSWNANGVDIKPFTDAQRMYDHLFLNLTAQQRQQRRQLLQQNRSVLDAVREQFSGVRKRASKNDQVRLDLYANALRDLEQNLVDRQQWVDRDKPKFDLSGYFTGSDITIDNRYNAVFDMVAYAFQTDLTRVATIGFSPELSYTDVNGVTRGYHACTHNGKKEDTVAELVAIESFQISQLSRCLKKLDEIPEPGADGSMLDHTVVLFGSGMGYGGTHSNRNLPVLVAGGGFKHCGHVDTRDAGGDNMPLCNLFLTLLQRFGLEYDQFNQSSGSFDFATAKA; this is encoded by the coding sequence ATGTTTGACCGCAGATCAATCCTCCAAGCTTTCGGCGGAACACTGACCCTGCCGATGCTGGAATCGACGGCCTCCGCCGCATCCCCCGCGTCCGCCACAACACCAACGCGATTGTTGATCGTGGCGAACCCGTTCGGCGCCCACCCGGAACACTTCTTTCCAACCGAGTTTGGGACCGACTTTCAATTCCCGAAAACGTTGAGTTCGCTCGAGTGGCTACGTGACCGAATCAGCATTCTTTCGCACACCGACCACAACATGAAAAGCGGTCACGGTCGTGAGATCGCCTTTCTGAGCGGCGTGCTGCCGGAAACCAGCGCGGCGTTTCCTGAAAAGAACATGTCGATCGACCAGATCGTCGCCCGGCATACGGGTACCCACACGCGTTTTGCTTCGGTCAATGCGTGTTTGGAACGCAGCATCCGACTCAGCTGGAACGCCAATGGTGTCGACATCAAACCGTTCACCGACGCACAACGGATGTACGACCATCTGTTTTTGAACCTGACCGCACAGCAGCGGCAGCAGCGCCGGCAGTTGCTGCAGCAAAACCGCAGCGTCCTGGACGCCGTGCGTGAACAGTTTTCCGGTGTCCGCAAACGGGCATCGAAAAACGACCAGGTGCGGCTGGATCTGTACGCGAACGCTTTGCGCGACCTGGAACAAAACCTGGTCGATCGCCAGCAATGGGTCGATCGCGACAAGCCCAAGTTTGATCTCTCGGGCTACTTTACCGGCAGCGACATCACGATCGACAACCGCTACAACGCCGTGTTCGACATGGTCGCCTACGCGTTCCAAACCGACCTGACACGCGTGGCGACGATCGGGTTTTCACCCGAGTTGTCGTACACCGACGTGAACGGAGTGACTCGCGGTTACCACGCTTGCACGCACAACGGGAAAAAGGAAGACACCGTCGCGGAGCTGGTGGCGATCGAGTCGTTCCAGATCTCGCAATTGTCGCGATGTTTGAAAAAGCTTGATGAAATCCCCGAGCCCGGCGCCGACGGCAGCATGCTGGATCACACCGTGGTCCTGTTCGGCAGCGGCATGGGATACGGAGGCACCCACTCCAACCGCAACCTGCCGGTTCTGGTCGCCGGCGGCGGCTTCAAACATTGCGGGCACGTCGACACCCGTGATGCCGGCGGTGACAACATGCCGTTGTGCAACCTGTTCCTGACATTGCTCCAGCGATTCGGCTTGGAATACGACCAATTCAACCAGAGCAGCGGTTCGTTTGACTTCGCAACCGCAAAGGCCTAA
- a CDS encoding 3-keto-disaccharide hydrolase codes for MITPTSTQATDQIVGDWSLQLESKTPAWMSVKQLGDKPEVTFRLHVGPEGPHQDVKMVDGRLTFTLRQNKKATDVKTVDVGVENGKLSGVIISRAKDGTVHRDTFTGKKIPPVPSTPPDLSNVRFGHPIRLFNGKDLTGWRAHEPEKIMGWSVQDGSLVNTTPKTDFSATGAYANLRTEAVFEDFWLHIEFNIGEARNSGVYLRGMYEAQVVDRDSRMQGKQGVGAIFGQIAPSINAGKQGGQWQTYDLTLVDRHVTVFLNGVKVIDNQPVVGPTGGAVFTDPTQPGPIHLQGDHTSVKYRDIYLAPVIGE; via the coding sequence TTGATCACTCCGACAAGCACCCAAGCCACCGACCAGATCGTCGGTGACTGGTCGCTCCAGTTGGAGTCGAAGACGCCCGCTTGGATGAGCGTCAAACAGTTGGGTGACAAACCGGAGGTCACGTTCCGATTGCACGTCGGTCCGGAAGGTCCTCACCAAGACGTCAAAATGGTCGACGGACGTTTGACATTCACCTTGCGTCAGAACAAGAAAGCGACGGATGTCAAAACCGTCGACGTCGGGGTTGAGAATGGAAAACTGAGCGGCGTGATCATTTCCAGGGCAAAGGACGGCACGGTGCATCGCGACACGTTCACCGGCAAGAAGATTCCTCCCGTTCCGTCCACGCCGCCCGATCTGTCCAACGTTCGATTCGGGCACCCGATCCGGCTGTTCAATGGGAAAGACTTGACGGGGTGGCGGGCCCACGAGCCGGAGAAAATCATGGGCTGGAGCGTTCAGGACGGTTCGCTGGTCAACACGACCCCGAAGACCGATTTCAGTGCCACGGGGGCCTACGCCAATCTACGCACCGAGGCGGTCTTTGAAGACTTTTGGCTGCATATCGAGTTTAACATCGGCGAGGCTCGCAATAGTGGCGTTTATTTGCGCGGCATGTACGAGGCGCAAGTCGTCGATCGTGACAGTCGGATGCAGGGCAAGCAGGGCGTCGGGGCGATCTTTGGACAGATCGCGCCCTCGATCAATGCGGGCAAGCAAGGCGGTCAATGGCAGACCTATGACCTGACGCTGGTCGACCGCCACGTCACCGTTTTCCTGAACGGCGTCAAGGTCATCGACAACCAGCCCGTCGTCGGCCCGACAGGCGGCGCGGTGTTCACCGACCCCACGCAACCCGGACCGATTCATCTGCAGGGTGATCACACCAGCGTGAAGTACCGCGACATCTATCTGGCTCCGGTGATCGGTGAGTAG
- a CDS encoding SWIM zinc finger family protein: MKPSKWPALTRHGDLVWGECQGSGANPYRTVFDNSNAGYKCTCPSRKYPCKHVLALMWMYVEDPAPFADGETPQWVNDWSGRRRNSSGSAPGTSDKKSVSKAGKSLAVAQQTEENKPLDPKAETRRKAAAEKRAKATRKSIAAGIDELQQWIDDQIRGGLSAFLSDPNARCRTIAARLVDAKAQAMASRLDELPSRLMQVSGDRRLDLLIQELGRIVLICRAWKANQDDAELTRLVGSSETRDSILELKGATRLAAIWEVVGEQVTTRRDGLVSQATWLMNLGEGIRFALLLDFFPASLGKRSSTFAVGERFEAELAFYPARRPIRAVIAERKPGDPAKAVDETPWPVATTPPLESYRETLRSAPWMDTVPLLFPSGRIAQADARYWWQSDDGSLALPIAGKPAKQIAGVAMHQTIALWDGLTLTLLASQSDWGSLSHGE; the protein is encoded by the coding sequence ATGAAGCCGAGCAAATGGCCCGCGCTGACTCGGCACGGCGATCTGGTCTGGGGCGAATGCCAAGGCAGCGGCGCCAATCCCTATCGCACGGTCTTTGACAACTCCAATGCGGGTTACAAATGCACGTGCCCCTCACGCAAGTATCCTTGCAAGCACGTGCTGGCGCTGATGTGGATGTACGTCGAGGATCCAGCGCCGTTTGCCGATGGAGAAACGCCTCAGTGGGTGAACGATTGGTCGGGGCGTCGCCGCAACTCGAGCGGCAGTGCGCCGGGCACGTCGGACAAGAAGTCCGTCAGCAAAGCCGGCAAGAGTCTGGCGGTCGCCCAACAAACGGAGGAGAACAAACCGCTCGATCCCAAGGCCGAAACACGACGCAAAGCCGCCGCCGAAAAACGCGCCAAAGCCACTCGTAAATCGATCGCTGCGGGGATCGACGAGTTGCAACAGTGGATCGACGATCAAATCCGCGGTGGACTTTCGGCATTCTTGAGCGATCCGAATGCGCGTTGCCGAACGATCGCGGCGCGTTTGGTGGACGCCAAAGCTCAAGCGATGGCAAGCCGACTGGACGAATTGCCGTCGCGGCTGATGCAGGTCTCCGGCGATCGGCGGCTCGATCTGCTGATCCAAGAACTCGGACGCATCGTGCTGATTTGCCGAGCTTGGAAAGCGAATCAAGACGATGCAGAGCTGACGCGGTTGGTTGGAAGCAGCGAAACCCGCGACTCGATCTTGGAGCTGAAGGGCGCAACCCGACTGGCGGCGATTTGGGAGGTGGTCGGGGAGCAAGTGACGACACGGCGCGACGGTTTGGTCAGCCAGGCGACTTGGCTGATGAATCTGGGCGAAGGAATTCGGTTCGCGCTGTTGCTGGACTTCTTTCCGGCTTCACTCGGCAAACGAAGCAGCACGTTTGCGGTCGGGGAACGGTTTGAAGCGGAGCTTGCGTTTTACCCGGCGCGGAGGCCGATTCGTGCGGTCATTGCCGAGCGAAAACCCGGCGACCCTGCCAAAGCCGTCGATGAAACACCCTGGCCGGTCGCAACGACACCGCCGCTGGAAAGTTACCGTGAAACGTTGCGGTCGGCGCCGTGGATGGACACCGTCCCGTTGCTCTTTCCCAGCGGTCGGATCGCCCAAGCGGATGCCAGGTACTGGTGGCAGTCCGACGACGGTTCGCTGGCACTTCCGATTGCCGGAAAGCCCGCGAAACAGATCGCCGGCGTCGCCATGCATCAGACGATCGCCTTGTGGGACGGATTGACGCTCACGCTGCTTGCGTCGCAGTCCGACTGGGGGAGCCTGTCCCATGGCGAGTGA
- a CDS encoding DUF1592 domain-containing protein, protein MNRYFSYLILALAASVAMPCHADLSLIKQHCSKCHTGPEPKGDFSLHDLRSSADAENVDHWVSCLERVEAGEMPPAKHNRMTDEEKSALNAFLRKQITRYESQIQRPNQTPPRRLNNREFENSLCDVLLIDHVGTHDPLANLLGDTLHDGFDTHGETLGMSEFHLDQYVTAVRQVLDNVVFTGDRPASERSRNGPKQLQVVDTSNRSRADRTSRSDEGVDIRDTRQRIYCKNFVRAPHSGNYRITVRAKALDRHVYRQDQTGIHDDDPLTLRMHLGNGNIDFNLHEGELQEFESNLWLAEGTPLEFSHHTDGLRMIGNGNFKFQYRIAHDYLKEADPQLYERVVTEEVPKSKFRRDNPSHWSHWVDYWQGPRPLIASVTIEGPLYESWPPQRHVALIGQKPDVKDAATILAPIAERAWRRDVTKTELEPIVALVQSQQESLGDVGAIKEGIVAVLASPSFLMLNPEQSSPHNLFATKLSYLLGSTAPDQTLIGKAKDGRLASFDAVREELKRRLESHQADEFLREFPYAWLQLDRINFMAPDVDRYPLYEKKAISEDMVREVLAFFRHAVEHNRPLPELLTADYSFVNADLAKVYELENVPSDSVHRKYVFDDGRRGGFLGMGAFLTLTADTLNTSPIHRAIYVMENFMGIHPAPPPADVEIKEPDIRSATTIREVLEAHQSDATCAACHQNIDPFGYAFENFDPIGAWRDEYIDVSQSVDPSGPPGKRKQFFSAIPIDASATFLSGAQYQDITDFRELMKSDVNQKRFVRCFITKLLTYANGIEPENFTEVEAIVRQSADHDYRIVETIAAVVDSPLFRETNARGSD, encoded by the coding sequence ATGAATCGCTATTTTTCTTACTTGATCCTTGCTTTGGCCGCCTCCGTCGCGATGCCTTGCCACGCGGACCTGTCGCTGATCAAACAACATTGCTCCAAGTGCCACACCGGACCGGAGCCGAAGGGCGACTTCAGCTTGCACGACCTGCGCAGTTCTGCCGATGCCGAGAACGTCGATCACTGGGTCAGCTGCCTCGAGCGTGTGGAAGCCGGTGAAATGCCACCGGCAAAGCACAACCGCATGACCGACGAAGAAAAATCAGCCCTGAACGCATTTCTGCGAAAACAGATCACACGGTACGAGTCGCAGATCCAGCGGCCGAACCAAACACCACCCCGCCGGTTAAACAATCGCGAATTCGAAAACAGTCTGTGTGACGTGCTGTTGATCGACCACGTCGGGACGCACGATCCGCTGGCGAACTTGCTGGGCGACACGCTGCACGACGGCTTCGACACGCACGGTGAAACTCTCGGAATGAGCGAGTTTCATCTCGACCAGTACGTCACCGCCGTGCGGCAGGTGCTGGACAATGTGGTTTTCACAGGCGATCGCCCGGCATCCGAACGTTCCCGCAACGGCCCGAAACAGTTGCAAGTGGTCGACACCTCGAATCGTTCCCGCGCCGATCGAACCAGCCGAAGCGACGAGGGGGTCGACATCCGCGACACACGACAACGCATTTATTGCAAGAATTTCGTCCGTGCCCCGCACTCGGGAAACTATCGCATCACCGTTCGCGCCAAAGCACTCGATCGCCACGTGTACCGGCAAGACCAGACCGGCATCCACGACGATGATCCGCTGACGCTACGCATGCATCTGGGCAACGGCAACATCGATTTCAACCTGCACGAGGGCGAACTACAGGAATTCGAATCGAACCTCTGGTTGGCCGAAGGAACGCCCCTGGAGTTTTCGCACCACACCGATGGCTTGCGAATGATCGGGAACGGAAACTTCAAATTCCAGTACCGCATCGCTCACGACTACCTGAAGGAAGCGGATCCGCAGCTCTACGAGCGCGTCGTCACCGAGGAGGTTCCCAAGTCGAAATTCCGTCGTGACAATCCATCACACTGGAGTCACTGGGTGGATTATTGGCAGGGACCAAGACCGTTGATCGCCAGCGTCACGATCGAAGGTCCGCTGTACGAATCCTGGCCGCCGCAGCGTCACGTCGCGTTGATCGGGCAGAAACCTGACGTGAAGGACGCCGCGACAATCCTCGCCCCGATCGCCGAGCGGGCATGGCGTCGCGACGTGACGAAAACAGAACTGGAACCGATCGTGGCTTTAGTGCAATCGCAGCAGGAATCCCTGGGCGATGTCGGCGCCATCAAAGAGGGCATCGTCGCCGTCTTGGCCTCGCCGTCGTTCCTGATGCTCAATCCCGAGCAATCGTCCCCACACAATCTGTTCGCGACAAAACTCAGCTACCTGCTGGGCAGCACGGCCCCCGACCAAACGCTGATCGGCAAAGCCAAAGATGGCCGGCTCGCTTCCTTCGATGCGGTGCGTGAGGAGCTGAAACGACGGCTCGAAAGTCACCAGGCAGACGAGTTTCTTCGCGAGTTTCCTTATGCATGGCTGCAATTGGACCGCATCAATTTCATGGCTCCCGATGTGGATCGCTATCCGCTCTATGAAAAGAAAGCCATCAGCGAGGACATGGTCCGCGAAGTACTCGCCTTCTTTCGTCATGCCGTCGAACACAATCGGCCGCTGCCGGAATTGCTGACCGCCGACTACTCCTTCGTCAACGCAGACTTGGCCAAAGTCTATGAACTGGAGAACGTCCCCAGCGATTCGGTGCATCGCAAGTACGTGTTTGACGACGGGCGTCGCGGAGGATTCCTGGGCATGGGAGCATTCTTGACGCTCACCGCGGACACGTTGAACACCTCGCCGATCCACCGCGCGATCTATGTGATGGAGAATTTCATGGGGATTCATCCCGCCCCGCCGCCGGCCGATGTCGAGATCAAGGAACCGGACATTCGTTCGGCGACAACGATTCGAGAAGTCCTGGAGGCGCACCAAAGCGATGCCACATGTGCGGCGTGCCACCAGAACATCGACCCGTTCGGCTATGCCTTTGAAAACTTCGATCCGATCGGGGCATGGCGTGACGAGTACATCGATGTGTCCCAGTCGGTCGATCCGTCCGGTCCACCGGGCAAACGCAAGCAGTTTTTTTCGGCAATCCCGATCGATGCATCGGCCACCTTCCTGAGCGGTGCCCAGTACCAGGACATCACCGATTTCCGCGAGCTGATGAAAAGCGACGTCAACCAAAAGCGGTTCGTCCGCTGCTTCATCACCAAGCTGCTGACGTACGCCAACGGCATCGAGCCGGAGAACTTCACCGAAGTCGAAGCCATCGTCCGTCAATCCGCAGACCACGACTACCGCATCGTCGAAACCATCGCGGCAGTGGTGGACAGCCCGCTGTTCAGGGAAACGAACGCCCGCGGTTCAGATTAA